A window of Pseudophryne corroboree isolate aPseCor3 chromosome 1, aPseCor3.hap2, whole genome shotgun sequence genomic DNA:
aaaacagaTCTGCAATAGACAGAGATTAcaccataagggtggatgggatctGTATGAGATCCCGCCGcccaggatgccgaatgtcagaaTCACTACATCGGCATCCCGAGTGGTAGAATGCCAGCAGAGGgacaagcgcaacgaagccccttgcgggctcggtagcgAGCTATCCTTGCCACAGgtaatattctccctctatgggtgtcgtggacacccaaagatGGGGAATTACCTGTCTCACCGGTATACCAGCGGCTGTGTGATggtcctgtcaggatcccggcatcggtattgtgacagctgggatcccgactagTGGTATGTTGACAGAATACTGGGTGGATTAAGTCAACTGTGATTTTTCAGTTTACAACGTTCCCACTTTTTCAGATGCATGTAAAAGCTATTCAATCACTATCTCAGTGGTAaaaatggcagattaaaaaattccCCTGTTTTTTCTCTGAGGCTCTGAGGAAAATGAAAACTTTTTAAAAGTATTTATTTTAATCAACAAATATCTGAATATAGTGCAGGACATTATGTAAACTTATAAAGGTCACTAAAATGAGCTTTTCCCAGTCACCTCCTTTTAAATAGACacttaggagtaaatttactaagatgggagttctatttaagatgggatgttgctcatagcaaccaatcaaattccaggtattatcttctagatggtgctagataaatgagaagtagaatctgattggttgctgtgggcaacatcccattaactataactcccatcttagtaaatttaccccaaagtttaCAGTGAGAAATATACTTCATACAACTTACACATTACAAATGTTAGTCCACAATATGTGAGTGATGACCTTTGTAACTTATTTGCATGAGGGGTTATGATTTTATTTGCTAAAATATTGTGAGGTCACAACTCACAACACAAatcttgcagctaattgaattccctccttaatGTATTGTATGTTTCTTTACTCTGAACAAGTTGTGTGCAAGATTTGTGCTACTTCTGCTGCAAGAATGAACCATATTGCAATTTTAAGAGAAgctattaataataacaataaaaataatctTGCTAAATAAAATTTTGTAATCACTTATAACCATTAGTAATTTGTAATCCACTGCATTTATAGCATAACTCTACACATACGCTAAAattcttttttttaaagcagctaaTTGTAATTTTTAAatgcatactgtacatcagataaaaAGACTAAGCTAGTatgcatactgtacatcagataaaaAGACTAAGCTAGTGAATGCAATAAACAAGATGCTTAATAATATTTTCTTATAATGAGCTGCAGGTCAGTCCCTTTCTCTTCTCTTTGCAGACATTTTCTAACAACTgacaaatgaaaaaaatgaaacaaTAACAGCAATAGTCCTGAAGTGTCTTGGTGCAGGAATGCAGTTTGTTGAAAAGTTTTCAAATATTGCAACACGTCCCGTTTTGTATTTATAGCATGATCTCAGAGTGAGTTTTATCTGTTTGCACAGTATAGCTCACTGTTTACTTTTGTAAGTGATATTAGAGTTTAGCTTAAATTATTATTCATtgtttgtgtgtgtctgtatgtgaatatatatatatgtatatatacactgctaaaaaaaaataaagggaacactaaaataacacatcctagatctgaatgaatgaaatattcttattaaatactttgttctttacatagttgaatgtgctgacaacaaaatcacacaaaaattatcaatggaaatcaaatttattaacccatggaggtcaggatttggagtcacactcaaaattaaagtggaaaaacacactacaggctgatccaactttgatgtaatgtccttaaaacaagtcaaaatgaggctcagtagtgtgtgtggcctccacgtgcctgtatgacctccctacaacacctgggcatgctcctgaggaggtggcggatggtctcctgagggatctcctcccagacctggactaaagcatccgccaactcctggacagtctgtggtgcaacgttacgttagtggatggagcgagacatgatgtcccagatgtgctcaattggattcaggtctggggaacgagcgggccagtccatagcatcaatgccttcgtcttgcaggaactgctgacacactccagctacatgaggtctagcattgtcttgcattaggaggaacccagggccaaccgcaccagcatatggtcttacaaggggtctgaggatctcatctcggtacccaatggcagccaggctacctcgggcgagcacatggatggctgtgcggccccccaaagaaatgccaccccacaccattactgacccactgccaaaccggtcatgctggaggatgttgcaggcagcagaatgttctccttggcgtctccagactctgtcacgtctgtcacatgtgctcagtgagaacctgctttcatctgtaaagagcacagagcgccagtggcgaatttgccaatcttggtgttctctggcaaatgccaaacgtcctgcacggtgttgggatgtaagcacaacccccacctgtggacgtcgggccctcataccaccctcatggagtctgtttctgatcgtttgagtagacacatgcacatttgtggcttgctggaggtcattttgcagggctctggcagtgctcctcctgttcctccttgcacaaaggtggaggtagcagtcctgctgctgggttgttgccttcctacggcctcctccacgtctcctgatgtactggcctgtctcctggtagcgcctccatgctctggacactacgctgacagacacagcaaaccttcttgccacagctcgcattgatgtgccatcctggatgagctgcactacctgagccacttgtgtgggttttagggaggtcatacaggcacgcggaggccacacacactactgagcctcattttgacttgttttaaggacattacatcaaagttggatcagcctgtagtgtgtttttccactttcattttgagggtgattccaaatccagacctccatgggttaataaatttgatttccattgataatttttgtgtgattttgttgtcagcacattcaactatgtaaagaacaaagaatttaataagaatatttcattcattcagatctaggatgtgttattttagtgttccctttatttttttgagcagtgtatatatacaggttgagtatcccttatccaaaatgcttgggaccagaagaattttggatattggatttttccgtattttggaataattgcataccataatgagatattatggtgatggggcctaaatctaagcacagaatgcatttatgtttcatatacaccttatacacacagcctgaaggtcattatagacaatattttttataactttgtgcattaaataaagtgtgtgtacattcacacaaatcatttatgtttcatatacaccttatacacacagcctgaaggtaatttaatacaatatttttaataactttgtgtaaacaaagtttgtatacattgagccatcagaaaacaaaggtttcactatctcagtctcactcaaaaaagtcagtatttcggaatattccgtatttcggaatatttggatatgggatactcaacctgtatatatatatatatatatatatatatatatagtccaaaggtGCAGCACTCAAGCTTCATATCCAAATGACAGACAGACAAAAGTCCTGCTTTTCAAAGTTTCAATTTATCTTattaaattgtcatcaggaaagaatatatacacataaacatacTTTTACACAAGTGCACATTGAAGAAAAGGATGGTGCCTGGCGGGAGAGGAGTCCACGGACCGTGATTGTTGCTGACTTCATCTGTGCCCCGCCAAGCTGGGTCAGATGACTACAGCTGAAAGCCGTTACCATGGATACAATAACAATAAAAGAGCTGAATAAAATAATGATCATTAGCCAGCAGAAAAACATCAACTGTATAGTAACTATAATATATAATACACAACATTGTAAGAGCACAATAAGTGTCAAAATGTCAAATACTTCCATAATTTTTTAAGGCATAATTTGCAACATACCAAAATAAAATTGCTTTCAATATAATATATTTAATTTGTTTCCAAAGCGATGCATCGTAAAAACAATGTTACTGCAATCGCTATCTAAATATATGGACATGGCTATAATGGGGtataatgattgtaaatcaatgtaaATTAGCATAAGAAATAGTTTCATTTAACTCTTTGTGGGAGATCACATTCAAATGATGGATCCATACCAAATGTATTTTGGTATGTTGCAAATTACGCCTTAAAATTATGGAAGTATTTgctataaataatatacagtatatagtaatgtAGGGTAATCCGCACTCACATCCACCACAAGTCATGAGAGGGGTGCACCGCTAAGGTAACAAAAGTTCACTGTTTGATATAATATCCAACGTTTTGCCCAATTAGACCAAATGAGGGCACTCACCATACTTTGCTGTTTATTTATACATATTTTAGTTTTGTCTGGGGCTAGTGGTACATTACAGCACAATGTGCATATTATCCTATCACAGTATatattctacatatatatatatatatatatatatatatataaatttttatttATGTATGTTTATTAATTTATATATCCTTGCAAAGTAATGGTTGTTAAGTGACCCATGAATGTGGTTGTAGGCAGCCCCTGCTAATCATTCAATTAATCTTTTAACTCACTACTATATAAGAGAGCCCTGGAGGCATAGTCAGTATACCTGCTGCCTGCATGCTGTACTGATGCCCTCCAGTGATGTTGATGTCTTAACAAACCTTCTGTTCTACTATTCGAATTGGTAAGTGCCCTCATTTGGTCTACTTGACCAAAACTTTGGATATACAGTAAATCCATaatttatatactgtgtatatacaatACCTCCGTATGTGGCACTCCAAGCTTTGGAAATAAAGACTCTGCAGCCGTTTTTTTagtcagtcaacgtttcaatgctttagacttgcattttcatcaggacataattTATatactgggtgtgtgtgtatatattatatatatagattaacTCTGCAATATAcatacttctggggtggcgagtgctgaggttttatatttgtgtgtatatcgtggtgttaatctatggttaactcttattaactgtgaccactagctttctcatgcacccctatgtagactctattatccttaacctgtgtcagctgttacttagtaatttatcagccagtgtcaggtgactagtgcacctttaaaagccataaggcatttggcaggtgcacattaactaAGTAGGcacatttgcagttatattatgtgtgaaacagttgccaggttttaagactctgtgatagtgtaggacctgcatgaaggtggcgatcggtttgcaggcttctgtgcattgaccaattcactaactaaacccccataatttattgacgtgttgaggataagtgagcttgctatggtgagtgctgggttttctgtttgttacAATGATGCTTTAAGTCTAGTGTCACTATAAGTTGTCATCATCCTGTGTCATTTGTATTGTGCTAACACTAACAAATGACAAAAATACCAGTTTGACTGTGACATTTACACATGTCCTATAATTGAGATCATTATGAAGAGCATTTAATAATTCATTTCATAAAGTGGTTAAAAAATGTACCATATGTATGAGTGGAAGGCTGTGGtctttaaatactgtatactgttctAATGTTTCACATTGTATACTTTTTTCCTTTCAGGAGCTAATACACAGAAACATGGAGAACAACAAAACATGGCTAACTGGATTCACACTTCAAGGATTGACTGACAATGCTCAGAGTCAGCCATACCTATTTGTGTTCTTCTTAGTGGTTTATGTAATTACAGTTTTTGGAAACTCTTTGATGGTCTTCACTATCACTCTGTCTCCAGTTCTTCACTCCCCGATGTATTTCTTCATATGTAATCTCGCAATTGTAGATATGTGCTGTACAACTTCCACAGTTCCTAAACTCTTACTGGACTTTCTGTCTGTTGTAAAAGGCATCTCCTTCTTTGGATGTATGGCACAATTATATTCCTTTATATCTTTTGGGGGTGTTGAATGTGTTCTGCTTGCTGCTATGGCAGGTGATCGCTATGTGGCTATATGCATGCCACTACACTACACAAAAGTAATGAGCTGGAAGATATGTACAGTAGTGGCAATAACATGCTGGACTGCTGGCCTATTGAACTCTCTCGCTCACACCGTTTTACCATTCCGTTTACCCTTCTGCAAATCTACATCTCTTAACCACTTCTTCTGTGACGTCCCACCCCTGCTTGCACTGTCCTGTGCTGACACTACCATTAATGAAATTGTGGTATATACTGCTGGAGGGTCTGTGATCATAGGGACTTTTTTGTTAACTATTATGTCCTATGTTTTCATTGCTAAAGCTATTTTGAAAATTACAACTGCTTCTGGAAGACAGAAAGCCTTTTCCACTTGTGCCTCTCATTTGACAGTTGTTATACTTTACTTTGGTACTGTTGTTTTTACATACATACGCCCTACTTCTACTTACTCCCTTAACCAGGACCGGGTTGTTCCTGTTCTTTATACAAGTATTACCCCTATGTTAAATCCAGTAATTTACAGTTTTAGAAATAAAGAAGTTCAGGGAGCACTATTAAAATTAATTGTGATACATTTTCCAGCTAAAATTAACTAAAGACACAAAAAAGCTTTCTAGTAATTTGAGATAACACAACTAATTTATATTGAATTATGAAAACATGATATTTTTGTTTGTCTGAACTTAGACTTCTGCATCATTACTGCAAGACCACCTCAAGTCCCCAGGTTCCGCATTCCCTGTTCCTACATAAACCAGGCATTAATCCAAACCTCcatcctcaagacacactaacagtctaGGGTTTAGTAATATCGATGTTTGAGctcaggtgaattaattagtacctcatttatttgatttaaccatctgtgctgaaacctggatatcactaaatcctgcattgttagtgtgccttgaggaccaaggttgggaatgcctgacataaGCAGAGGTTGAATATGAGGAGGTGAAAAATGCTACTGTGACCATGAATACCACTTTATAGCTATCCTTACTTTCACTGGAAGAGTAGGTTCCCCGATCAAAGAAAAAATAACTTTAGGCTGTAAGAGCATGTGGGGGCATTATCGACGTAGTTATAGCCAGTGGCGGATTGTACTTATGAGCTGCaggactgcacccccccccccagtaaaatccgccacctaagctcagtgagccagatgcagtccatgataCCTGGCGCCTTTCAGCTCTATTGTACAGGTGCGGGGACACGGGAGTTGGACTGTCCTCACCTGGCATAGCGgcagccccaccaccaccaccattgctGGTTATAGCTATTATATAGTACGTACTGATACTTGTTTTTTGATACTATCCTAGTAAtaattatatattagagatgtgcactgacccccatattttggttttggatctgtattagctttgtgttttgcttttggttttgccaaaaccaccctcacgttttggttttggatatctatttttttacaaatatttacaaaaacatctaaaatcaaatAATTTTGGGCTTTTTTTTCCTCAagcattattaacttcaataacgttAATTTCCAATCATTCCCAGTCAATTTTAACTacctcacagatcacaatattgttttcatgtagttcaggccaaaaggttgcatcaagcTAGCTGTCTGAGTAAGCTAAAGGACAGGAGTGGGcggcacatgtttgcaaacacatgtttaagctgctgagccactttcaaggcttctccgatgtggCAGTCccaacactacatgatagcagtgcccacataggcactaacttacccaggagccacccccaggatctcccattgacaTTACAAGAAAcatcatgtgtttgcaaacatgtgtaaactaattctctgaatttctattaccagataggttcaggtagggttacaggtaatttttagtgtgcagaaggaaaatgtaggggtgggatttgcaacccccctctctgtttgtctgtgacccctccccctttccagcacctgatacataattatttccaggaatgaccaagcaactaccaatgtttgtctgcttctgtgtgagaggcattgaatgggagcagtatttggaaggcatgctgtttctTGTAGTGCCAAtgagagatcctgggggtggctcctgggtaagttaactctctgtctggatgtgttttagtaatagcctttatcatatggcctactgtgacaaattacatggccctatgtgggcactgctatcatgtagtgttaggactgctgacatcagagaagctttgaaagtggctcagcagcttaaacatgtgtttgcaaacatgtgtaaactaattctctgaatttctattaccagacaggttcaggtatggttacaggtaatttttagtgtgctgaagggaaatgtaggggtgggatttgcaacaccccccctctgtttgtttgttttgttcaaagttgtcagtggtatgcctcttagtgaagccggtgatacagagagtagcctgcatCTGAATGATCTGgagtttgttagatgctgctgctgaagGTAATTCATCCACCCAGTTTACTGTAAGAGTCATGTAATCTTTACCCAGTTGAACTTGTCTTCATATctgcagtggtgtcgagagagggggaggagtacaAATTACAcgtgcccaggtctgatggaggagctCAGTGGGGGCCccaggccaccccccctcccccttaactggcagcagctgCATCTCTTCgcatcagcccagcacacgctgctgtgtgttgggctgcagtgtggccatagaggcgcttaaaatacaattttttcagtatttttttctacgggtgcatggccacgcctcctgtgattaggccatatgCCCAAAAAagaacctgggcccagccaggctctctactgccctgcatatATGTAATTAGGTTAACAAAGGGCACGTggtattttgtaggccaataataagGTTTTGTTTTATGTCCTGGTACAGCCGAAGAATTGCTTGTCGTGTAAAATGGAACTGAGGTGGAATTTTGTAGCAGGGATACAgatggcagcagctacagcagtaACATTTGGTTGCTGCACCTGCTCTTCTCTCTACTGATCATTATCCATAGTGATAAACtcaacacacacaagttgtacaatagAGCAATTCTTTTTTTGAAAATGACAACTGACAGTACAGAACcacactgcttatatttattatgtcaacaaagcCACAGTGGCATACAGCGCACACAGCTTGTATAAAAAAAGagtaattatttttaatttttttgaaaaTTACAACACTAAGCCGTGAGTCAAACCACTTATATTATTACGTTAACAAAGgtgcttatatactgtacattatgggCCTTATTCCCTAAGGATTGCTATTGCAAACTTTAGCAATACAAATGcatgaggaggtgcataccaccttctCCCTGAATTTGCAATGCGACTGCATCTGAGATGACCATCGTGACCATCTGTGACAGCAGGCTGATTGAGCTTAACCTGTCTCAGTCTTGCCATCACAGGGCGGCTTgtaaggccaaggaaactgcatctcgcgAAGCAGTCATTGGCCTCACCACTCTTGGAAAACAAGGGCAACACAGCCCGGTTTTCCTGAATGCCGGCACCTCCCGCCCCTACCTGAgaatgcctctccctgtcaatcaggcaggggcattCGCATTCCTGTATTGAGATCATGGAACCCTTTCTGAGCAGGCACAGAAAGGGGCTTCTGCGTGCGCAGGACCTGACCATTGGGTGAAATGCAGTAAGGATCACatcagcgatccttactgaatcaccccctaCTGTATGTCAACAAaggtgcttatatttattatgacAACAAAGGTGCAatggagtacagtgcacacagatTATATAAAAAagagcaattatttattttttgaaaatgaCAACA
This region includes:
- the LOC134965868 gene encoding olfactory receptor 5AR1-like — encoded protein: MHKIIGTEVQKNGSRSSGLMSQKVKYLAVTKGSLFVKGLESETNKQNMENNKTWLTGFTLLGLTDISQNMCCTTSTVPKLLLDFLTDVKRIYFFDCMAQLYSFISFGGVECVLLVAMTVHISIYNIDEGSFINERITLKLAIHQINFSINIQMINLSFQLKRRSTQLTNFVIRPANFSPTSDATKELIHRNMENNKTWLTGFTLQGLTDNAQSQPYLFVFFLVVYVITVFGNSLMVFTITLSPVLHSPMYFFICNLAIVDMCCTTSTVPKLLLDFLSVVKGISFFGCMAQLYSFISFGGVECVLLAAMAGDRYVAICMPLHYTKVMSWKICTVVAITCWTAGLLNSLAHTVLPFRLPFCKSTSLNHFFCDVPPLLALSCADTTINEIVVYTAGGSVIIGTFLLTIMSYVFIAKAILKITTASGRQKAFSTCASHLTVVILYFGTVVFTYIRPTSTYSLNQDRVVPVLYTSITPMLNPVIYSFRNKEVQGALLKLIVIHFPAKIN